The following coding sequences are from one Deltaproteobacteria bacterium window:
- a CDS encoding response regulator transcription factor: protein MEKRNAIPVFVVEDQPAIRKALLKYLATREEVEVLGCAPSGELGLEALAELGEGGRPEVLVLDLELPGIDGIGVLEAVRERWPEVRVLILTTFDDEAKVYEAVNKGASGYLVKRIATEKVVEAICEVADGGVVIESRIAKRFWNYFESVKATPKVPDRGGLSELELEVLHYIARGLSNAEVGEVMDIERRTVRTHLSHIYEKLGVSSHVSAVVEGLKRGLINL from the coding sequence ATGGAGAAGCGCAACGCCATTCCCGTCTTCGTGGTCGAGGACCAGCCGGCCATCCGCAAGGCGCTGCTGAAGTACCTGGCGACCCGCGAGGAGGTCGAGGTGCTCGGCTGCGCGCCCTCCGGGGAGCTGGGCCTGGAGGCCCTCGCCGAGCTCGGCGAGGGGGGCCGCCCGGAGGTCCTGGTCCTGGACCTCGAGCTCCCGGGCATCGACGGCATCGGCGTCCTCGAGGCGGTGCGCGAGCGCTGGCCCGAGGTGAGGGTGCTCATCCTCACGACCTTCGACGACGAGGCCAAGGTCTACGAGGCGGTGAACAAGGGGGCCTCCGGCTACCTGGTCAAGCGCATCGCCACCGAGAAGGTGGTCGAGGCGATCTGCGAGGTCGCCGACGGGGGCGTGGTGATCGAGTCCCGGATCGCGAAGCGCTTCTGGAACTACTTCGAGAGCGTGAAGGCCACGCCGAAGGTCCCCGACCGGGGCGGCCTCTCCGAGCTGGAGCTGGAGGTGCTGCACTACATCGCCCGCGGCCTCTCCAACGCCGAGGTGGGCGAGGTGATGGACATCGAGCGGCGCACGGTGCGCACCCACCTCTCGCACATCTACGAGAAGCTGGGCGTCTCCAGCCACGTCTCCGCGGTGGTCGAGGGGCTCAAGCGCGGGCTCATCAATCTCTAG
- a CDS encoding amidohydrolase, which yields MGGPGSKGRRRIVAAARVLDPHLPAGPPLRGVELDGGRVRRLLGEAELAALPPAEIEDHGDATILPGLCDAHLHLAGLGRGLRQLDLREAASPEAIREQVAAAARDLPPGSWIRGRGWDQHRWEGAALPHRAVLDAATTEHPVWLARVDGHAAWLNDRALALAGIDARTPDPPGGTIVRDARGEPTGVIIDNALSLAGKALPERDAAERRADLLAGVAHCRSLGLTSVHDMGTRPLDLPVLRALADEGALDLRVVVYLDWDEAVIAAELPRPRQAGGLLPIVGVKLYADGALGSHGAALEAPYLDRPGERGLLLTEPAVLRERALRVARAGYDLAIHGIGDRGCRHALEAFEAVRAEGHAVNLRLEHAQILGPDAIERMVRARIVPSVQPTHATSDMAWVEARLGSERMAGAYAWRSLADAGLVLALGSDAPIEPADPWFGIHAAVTRQDRRGSPEGGWRRSEALSLDEALRGFTSGGARAAGLEAPGTLREGAPADLTIVRGDPAALPPGDLHRLEILGTLLGEP from the coding sequence ATGGGCGGCCCGGGGAGCAAGGGGCGCCGGCGCATCGTGGCCGCGGCCCGGGTGCTGGACCCTCACCTGCCGGCGGGCCCGCCCCTGCGGGGGGTCGAGCTCGACGGCGGCCGCGTCCGGCGGCTCCTCGGCGAGGCCGAGCTGGCCGCGCTGCCGCCCGCCGAGATCGAGGATCACGGCGACGCCACGATCCTCCCCGGGCTCTGCGACGCCCACCTGCACCTGGCGGGGCTGGGGCGCGGGCTGCGCCAGCTCGACCTGCGGGAGGCGGCCTCCCCCGAGGCGATCCGCGAGCAGGTCGCGGCGGCGGCCCGCGACCTCCCGCCGGGTAGCTGGATCCGCGGGCGCGGCTGGGATCAGCACCGCTGGGAGGGCGCCGCCCTCCCCCACCGCGCCGTCCTCGACGCCGCCACCACCGAGCACCCCGTCTGGCTCGCCCGGGTGGACGGCCACGCCGCCTGGCTGAACGACCGGGCCCTGGCCCTCGCCGGGATCGACGCCCGCACCCCCGATCCGCCCGGCGGCACCATCGTCCGGGACGCGCGGGGCGAGCCCACCGGCGTGATCATCGACAACGCCCTCTCCCTGGCCGGCAAGGCGCTGCCCGAGCGCGACGCCGCGGAGCGGCGGGCCGACCTCCTCGCGGGCGTGGCCCACTGCCGCAGCCTGGGCCTGACCTCGGTCCACGACATGGGCACCCGCCCCCTGGATCTGCCGGTGCTGCGGGCCCTCGCCGACGAGGGCGCCCTCGACCTTCGGGTGGTGGTGTACCTGGACTGGGACGAGGCGGTGATCGCGGCGGAGCTCCCCCGCCCGCGCCAGGCCGGCGGCCTCCTGCCGATCGTGGGGGTGAAGCTCTACGCCGACGGCGCCCTCGGCTCTCACGGCGCGGCCCTGGAGGCCCCCTACCTCGACCGACCCGGGGAGCGCGGCCTGCTCCTGACCGAGCCCGCGGTGCTGCGCGAGCGCGCGCTGCGGGTCGCCCGGGCAGGCTATGACCTCGCGATCCACGGCATCGGCGACCGCGGCTGCCGCCACGCCCTCGAGGCCTTCGAGGCCGTGAGGGCCGAGGGGCACGCGGTGAACCTGCGCCTGGAGCACGCCCAGATCCTGGGCCCGGACGCCATCGAGCGGATGGTCCGCGCGCGGATCGTACCCAGCGTCCAGCCCACCCACGCGACCAGCGACATGGCCTGGGTCGAGGCGCGCCTCGGCAGCGAGCGGATGGCGGGCGCCTATGCCTGGCGCAGCCTGGCGGACGCCGGCCTCGTGCTCGCCCTGGGCTCCGACGCCCCCATCGAGCCGGCCGACCCCTGGTTCGGGATCCACGCGGCGGTGACCCGGCAGGACCGCCGGGGCTCCCCGGAGGGGGGGTGGCGGCGCTCGGAGGCCCTCTCCCTGGACGAGGCCCTGCGCGGCTTCACCTCCGGGGGCGCGCGGGCCGCCGGGCTGGAGGCGCCGGGGACCCTCCGGGAGGGCGCCCCGGCGGATCTGACGATCGTCCGGGGAGATCCCGCGGCCCTCCCGCCGGGGGACCTGCACCGGCTCGAGATCCTGGGCACCCTGCTGGGCGAGCCCTGA
- a CDS encoding CehA/McbA family metallohydrolase → MKSTALAALAPRRLLPLALGLALGLAGAGCPGDPEPLPDPIDLTARLEAGQVQAGIVEHEDALIGGPKAEGQVGDIKLYNSHVAFIVEGVRLASGYRYWGGNLADADLIRPEGEPGRDLYGEAFFSWNLEVFQPTDIIVVSDGRESGEAHVRLTGRSVPFGFAESFRDIFDADPVDLEIAYDYRLGPDDRALHLTISLTNVGDATSNINLPLVFSSHGDGVEAYAPGPGFEDQSAVANLPYSGAVGRDLSYGLIAADDDLNPLFAYKAVSLTTQEAYNLPAGRTTTLDYDFAVSEQSAAGLELVRGDLLGYQPGALIRGTVSLPDTVADETAWVAVRDGLKVASLAPVAADGSFEVPLEPGLYEVYAFASQHLPATPVTVDLGGGGEGTASLSIDRAARVTSTVTDTSGNPVPARVTFLRQAGTGSPESPSETRAIWSWGRGVSAVAYVIDGPEEVVLPAGSYTAYATHGPSWEMDQKVVTVTEGESASISFQIEKVIDTSGWVSADFHIHAMRSPDSRVPYDIRAKQAATDDLDIPVLTEHVYVSTLQPIVDTLGLGDRVIGMVGHEVTTFSYGHFNAFPLDWRPLDPNGGAVYEHGRSPRELISAIRTQNGEADEIIQVNHPRSLGPGGYFSWIGLDAVADTTNKPDDWSLEWDSIEAFNGGCSRGGENGEAVDDWMAFTSNGYPKTLSSGSDTHDEDSPPGIPRNWIQLDKAAVAADPQAIVAAVRDRRLIVSCGPFVEFAAADGTRLGGRTGVDGSGVASFSVKVQAPSWMQLDEIRLLENGVPVTSANIAAETGVVRFEGTLEHTPAADAWYALEVLGSGSSAPMSWRGPPYALSNAIEIDADGDGSWTPPGA, encoded by the coding sequence ATGAAGTCGACCGCACTCGCTGCCCTCGCCCCCCGCCGCCTCCTCCCCCTCGCCCTCGGCCTGGCCCTCGGGCTCGCCGGCGCGGGCTGCCCCGGTGATCCCGAGCCGCTGCCGGATCCCATCGACCTGACGGCGCGCCTCGAGGCCGGGCAGGTGCAGGCGGGCATCGTCGAGCACGAGGACGCCCTCATCGGCGGCCCCAAGGCCGAGGGACAGGTCGGCGACATCAAGCTCTACAACAGCCACGTCGCCTTCATCGTCGAGGGCGTCCGCCTCGCCAGCGGCTACCGCTACTGGGGCGGCAACCTCGCCGACGCCGACCTCATCCGGCCCGAGGGCGAGCCCGGGCGAGACCTCTACGGCGAGGCCTTCTTCTCCTGGAACCTCGAGGTCTTCCAGCCCACCGACATCATCGTCGTCTCCGACGGCCGCGAGAGCGGCGAGGCCCACGTCCGCCTGACCGGCCGCTCGGTCCCCTTCGGCTTCGCCGAGAGCTTCCGGGACATCTTCGACGCCGACCCGGTGGACCTGGAGATCGCCTACGACTACCGGCTGGGTCCGGACGACCGGGCCCTCCACCTCACCATCAGCCTGACGAACGTCGGGGACGCCACCTCGAACATCAACCTTCCCCTGGTCTTCTCCTCCCACGGGGACGGGGTCGAGGCCTACGCCCCGGGCCCCGGCTTCGAGGACCAGAGCGCCGTGGCCAACCTCCCCTACTCAGGCGCGGTGGGCCGGGATCTCTCCTACGGCCTCATCGCCGCCGACGACGATCTGAACCCCCTCTTCGCCTACAAGGCCGTCTCCCTCACCACCCAGGAGGCCTACAACCTCCCGGCCGGCCGGACCACCACCCTCGACTACGACTTCGCCGTCAGCGAGCAGAGCGCCGCCGGCCTCGAGCTGGTCCGGGGCGACCTGCTGGGCTACCAGCCCGGCGCCCTGATCCGCGGCACGGTGAGCCTGCCGGACACGGTCGCGGACGAGACGGCCTGGGTGGCGGTGCGCGACGGCCTGAAGGTCGCCTCGCTCGCCCCGGTGGCGGCCGACGGCAGCTTCGAGGTGCCTCTCGAGCCCGGCCTCTACGAGGTGTACGCCTTCGCCTCCCAGCACCTGCCGGCCACCCCGGTGACGGTCGATCTCGGCGGCGGCGGCGAGGGCACGGCCAGCCTCTCGATCGATCGGGCGGCGCGGGTCACGAGCACCGTCACTGACACCAGCGGCAACCCCGTCCCGGCCCGGGTGACCTTCCTGCGGCAGGCGGGCACCGGCTCCCCCGAGTCGCCGTCGGAGACCCGCGCCATCTGGAGCTGGGGCCGGGGCGTGTCGGCGGTCGCCTACGTGATCGACGGCCCCGAGGAGGTCGTCCTCCCCGCCGGCTCCTACACGGCCTACGCCACCCACGGCCCCTCCTGGGAGATGGACCAGAAGGTGGTGACCGTCACCGAGGGTGAGAGCGCCTCGATCAGCTTCCAGATCGAGAAGGTCATCGACACCAGCGGCTGGGTCTCGGCCGACTTCCACATCCACGCCATGCGCAGCCCCGACTCGCGGGTGCCCTACGACATCCGGGCCAAGCAGGCCGCGACCGACGACCTCGACATCCCGGTGCTCACCGAGCACGTCTACGTCTCCACCCTCCAGCCCATCGTCGACACGCTCGGCCTGGGCGACCGGGTCATCGGCATGGTGGGCCACGAGGTCACCACCTTCTCCTACGGCCACTTCAACGCCTTCCCCCTCGACTGGCGCCCCCTCGATCCCAACGGGGGCGCGGTCTACGAGCACGGCCGCAGCCCCCGCGAGCTGATCTCGGCCATCCGCACCCAGAACGGCGAGGCCGACGAGATCATCCAGGTCAACCACCCCCGCTCCCTCGGGCCGGGCGGCTACTTCTCCTGGATCGGCCTCGACGCGGTCGCCGACACCACCAACAAGCCCGACGACTGGTCGCTGGAGTGGGACAGCATCGAGGCCTTCAACGGCGGCTGCAGCCGCGGCGGCGAGAACGGCGAGGCGGTGGACGACTGGATGGCCTTCACCTCCAACGGCTACCCGAAGACCCTCTCCTCGGGCTCGGACACCCACGACGAGGACAGCCCCCCGGGCATCCCCCGCAACTGGATCCAGCTCGACAAGGCCGCGGTCGCCGCCGATCCCCAGGCCATCGTGGCGGCGGTCCGCGACCGCAGGCTGATCGTCTCCTGCGGGCCCTTCGTGGAGTTCGCGGCCGCCGACGGCACCCGCCTCGGAGGCCGGACCGGCGTCGACGGAAGCGGCGTGGCCAGCTTCTCGGTGAAGGTGCAGGCCCCCAGCTGGATGCAGCTCGACGAGATCCGGCTCCTCGAGAACGGCGTGCCGGTCACCTCGGCGAACATCGCGGCCGAGACCGGCGTCGTCCGCTTCGAGGGCACCCTCGAGCACACGCCGGCCGCCGACGCCTGGTACGCCCTCGAGGTGCTCGGCTCGGGCTCGAGCGCCCCGATGAGCTGGCGGGGGCCTCCCTACGCCCTCTCGAACGCCATCGAGATCGACGCCGACGGGGACGGCAGCTGGACCCCGCCGGGCGCCTGA
- a CDS encoding aminotransferase class III-fold pyridoxal phosphate-dependent enzyme produces MNQQEIVDLCKKHTLYTWAATATVNPYPVERAEGVYFYAPDGTRWLDFNSQLMSVNIGHGHPKVIQAIKDQADKLLFAFPGTATEIRARFSQRLAELMPGDLNTFFFTLGGAEANENAMKIARHYTGRQKILARYRSYHGSTNACMQLTGDPRRLPNEPGVPGVVHVMDPWPYSFSWGESEAEITAKNLAYLEEVIQYEGPGTIAAMFIETVTGTNGILPPPQGYLKGLRELLTKYGILLVCDEVMAGFGRTGKLMAFQHGDIIPDLVTMAKGLTSSYLPLGAVAMRDPIAEHFQTNVFWGGLTYNSHPMGLATALAAVNVLVEEGLIENAAKLQGVMRSEMDRLQAKHPSVKEGRCLGLFGMMDLQKSADGTRAAGYNENSPVMAKLGAFFRENGLFTFIRWGSFMCNPPLCITEEQLLEGFEIIDRGLEITDAAME; encoded by the coding sequence ATGAACCAGCAAGAGATCGTCGACCTCTGCAAGAAGCACACTCTCTACACCTGGGCGGCGACCGCCACGGTGAACCCCTATCCGGTCGAGCGGGCCGAGGGCGTCTACTTCTACGCCCCCGACGGCACGCGCTGGCTGGACTTCAACAGCCAGCTGATGAGCGTGAACATCGGCCACGGTCACCCGAAGGTCATCCAGGCCATCAAGGACCAGGCCGACAAGCTCCTCTTCGCGTTCCCGGGCACCGCCACCGAGATCCGGGCGCGCTTCAGCCAGCGGCTGGCGGAGCTGATGCCGGGCGATCTGAACACCTTCTTCTTCACCCTGGGCGGCGCCGAGGCGAACGAGAACGCGATGAAGATCGCGCGCCACTACACCGGCCGGCAGAAGATCCTCGCCCGCTACCGCAGCTACCACGGCAGCACCAACGCCTGCATGCAGCTCACCGGTGATCCGCGCCGCCTGCCCAACGAGCCGGGGGTGCCCGGGGTCGTCCACGTGATGGATCCCTGGCCCTACAGCTTCTCCTGGGGTGAGTCCGAGGCCGAGATCACGGCCAAGAACCTCGCCTACCTGGAGGAGGTCATCCAGTACGAGGGGCCGGGCACCATCGCCGCCATGTTCATCGAGACGGTCACCGGCACCAACGGCATCCTGCCGCCGCCGCAAGGGTACCTGAAGGGTCTGCGCGAGCTGCTCACGAAGTACGGCATCCTCCTCGTCTGCGACGAGGTGATGGCGGGCTTCGGGCGGACCGGGAAGCTCATGGCCTTCCAGCACGGGGACATCATCCCGGACCTGGTGACCATGGCGAAGGGGCTGACCAGCTCCTACCTGCCCCTGGGCGCGGTGGCCATGCGCGATCCGATCGCCGAGCACTTCCAGACCAACGTCTTCTGGGGCGGCCTGACCTACAACAGCCACCCCATGGGGCTGGCCACCGCCCTCGCCGCCGTGAACGTCCTCGTCGAGGAGGGGCTGATCGAGAACGCCGCCAAGCTGCAGGGCGTGATGCGCTCCGAGATGGACCGCCTCCAGGCGAAGCACCCGAGCGTGAAGGAGGGCCGCTGCCTGGGCCTCTTCGGCATGATGGATCTCCAGAAGAGCGCCGACGGCACCCGCGCCGCCGGCTACAACGAGAACAGCCCCGTGATGGCCAAGCTCGGCGCCTTCTTCCGGGAGAACGGCCTCTTCACCTTCATCCGGTGGGGCTCGTTCATGTGCAACCCGCCCCTCTGCATCACCGAGGAGCAGCTCCTCGAGGGCTTCGAGATCATCGACCGCGGCCTGGAGATCACCGACGCGGCGATGGAGTAG
- a CDS encoding CoA-acylating methylmalonate-semialdehyde dehydrogenase, whose product MTKFTATSNDFTEHPEARNYIGGEWVDPTGSQTLDVLNPRFGKAMSKVRLGSAADVDAAVKAGAKAQKEWGSWPMRERAEVFYKARELMFAHLDELSWLCTHENGKTFAESKAEVLRGIECMDLGCSLPNWANGERQLVSRGVVCETHYEPLGVVAGITPFNFPFMVPLWMMPQALVGGNAFVLKPSEQVPLSAVRQAELFTEAGLPKGVLNLVQGGQEVVEAIADHPGIKAVGFVGSTKVARLVYARSAANGKRANCLGGAKNHLIVVPDADLNVSADNIVASFSGCAGQRCMAAAVLVAVGDVQHIIDAIVERAGKIRTGEDMGPIITEGAAKKIRGYIDGAEKAGAKVLLDGRGVNPVEGGNWVGPTILDGVTPEMPAGCEEIFGPVLSIMRVKNLDEALAIENGNPYGNASCIYTQSGDVAQRVVARMEAGMCGVNIGVPVPRDPYGFGGWNDSAFGPGNMSGWDGFRFWTRQRKVTTKWALQTDQTWTS is encoded by the coding sequence ATGACCAAGTTCACTGCGACCTCCAACGACTTCACCGAGCACCCCGAGGCGAGGAACTACATCGGCGGCGAGTGGGTCGACCCCACCGGCAGCCAGACCCTCGACGTCCTCAACCCTCGCTTCGGCAAGGCCATGTCGAAGGTGCGGCTCGGCAGCGCCGCCGACGTCGACGCCGCGGTGAAGGCCGGCGCGAAGGCCCAGAAGGAGTGGGGCTCCTGGCCGATGCGCGAGCGGGCCGAGGTCTTCTACAAGGCCCGGGAGCTGATGTTCGCCCACCTCGACGAGCTCTCCTGGCTCTGCACCCACGAGAACGGCAAGACCTTCGCCGAGTCGAAGGCCGAGGTGCTGCGCGGGATCGAGTGCATGGACCTCGGCTGCTCGCTGCCCAACTGGGCCAACGGTGAGCGCCAGCTCGTGAGCCGCGGCGTGGTCTGCGAGACCCACTACGAGCCCCTGGGCGTCGTGGCGGGGATCACGCCCTTCAACTTCCCCTTCATGGTCCCGCTCTGGATGATGCCGCAGGCCCTCGTCGGCGGGAACGCCTTCGTCCTCAAGCCCTCCGAGCAGGTGCCCCTCTCGGCGGTCCGGCAGGCCGAGCTCTTCACCGAGGCGGGCCTGCCCAAGGGCGTGCTGAACCTCGTGCAGGGCGGCCAGGAGGTCGTCGAGGCCATCGCCGATCACCCGGGCATCAAGGCCGTGGGCTTCGTGGGCTCCACCAAGGTGGCGAGGCTCGTCTACGCGCGCTCGGCGGCGAACGGCAAGCGCGCCAACTGCCTGGGTGGCGCCAAGAACCACCTCATCGTGGTGCCCGACGCCGACCTCAACGTCTCGGCCGACAACATCGTGGCCTCCTTCTCCGGCTGCGCCGGCCAGCGCTGCATGGCGGCCGCCGTGCTCGTCGCCGTGGGCGACGTGCAGCATATCATCGACGCCATCGTGGAGCGGGCCGGCAAGATCCGCACCGGCGAGGACATGGGCCCGATCATCACCGAGGGCGCGGCGAAGAAGATCCGCGGCTACATCGACGGCGCCGAGAAGGCCGGCGCGAAGGTGCTCCTCGACGGCCGGGGCGTGAACCCGGTCGAGGGCGGCAACTGGGTCGGCCCCACGATCCTCGACGGCGTGACGCCCGAGATGCCCGCCGGCTGCGAGGAGATCTTCGGCCCGGTGCTCTCGATCATGCGGGTGAAGAACCTCGACGAGGCGCTGGCCATCGAGAACGGCAACCCCTACGGCAACGCCTCCTGCATCTACACCCAGAGCGGCGACGTCGCCCAGCGGGTGGTGGCCCGGATGGAGGCCGGCATGTGCGGCGTGAACATCGGCGTGCCCGTGCCCCGCGACCCCTACGGCTTCGGCGGCTGGAACGACTCGGCCTTCGGCCCCGGCAACATGAGCGGCTGGGACGGCTTCCGCTTCTGGACCCGCCAGCGCAAGGTCACCACCAAGTGGGCCCTTCAGACCGACCAGACCTGGACCTCTTAA
- a CDS encoding NCS1 family nucleobase:cation symporter-1, which yields MTGVEANLKVESPDAGLINEDIRPATLEERHWSVLNMASLWVGMVVCVPTYMLSAGLIAEGMSWGQAVLTVTLGNLIVLVPMVLNGHPGTKYGVPFPVLARASFGIHGAHVASLLRALVACGWFGIQTWVGGSAIYQLLNVLTSGGLEGEVVGFLGINAGQIACFLFFWAIQVFIIYKGVESIRVFETLAAPFLIVMGLALLAWAYVKADGFGEMLSQPSAFAEGGPKEGQFWKVFFPSLTAMVGFWATLSLNIPDFTRYAKSQKDQVLGQAIGLPTTMMLFTFIGVAVTSATTVIYGEPIWDPTVLLGKMGGGVAVVVSLFALSVATLSTNIAANVVSPANAMINVNPRKITFQIGGYVTAGLGIAMMPWKLLADSSGYIFTWLIGYSALLGPIGGILIADYFLWRKTELDLEGLYRYDGPYRYRGGFNPAALLALTLAVLPNLPGFLAQIKVVTSFPGLSFFSQLYTYAWFVGFLLAGGLYLLFMKVIPSDESPRTSP from the coding sequence GTGACCGGGGTAGAGGCGAACCTGAAGGTCGAGAGTCCGGACGCCGGGCTCATCAACGAGGACATCCGGCCGGCGACGCTCGAGGAGCGGCACTGGTCGGTCCTCAACATGGCGAGCCTCTGGGTGGGCATGGTCGTCTGTGTGCCCACCTACATGCTCTCCGCCGGGCTCATCGCCGAGGGGATGAGCTGGGGGCAGGCGGTCCTCACCGTCACCCTGGGCAACCTCATCGTGCTGGTGCCGATGGTGCTCAACGGGCACCCCGGCACCAAGTACGGGGTGCCCTTTCCGGTGCTGGCCCGGGCCAGCTTCGGTATCCATGGAGCGCACGTCGCGTCCCTGCTGAGGGCTCTGGTGGCCTGCGGCTGGTTCGGCATCCAGACCTGGGTGGGCGGCTCGGCGATCTACCAGCTGCTCAACGTCCTCACCTCGGGCGGCCTCGAGGGGGAGGTGGTCGGCTTCCTGGGCATCAACGCCGGGCAGATCGCCTGCTTCCTCTTCTTCTGGGCCATCCAGGTCTTCATCATCTACAAGGGCGTCGAGTCGATCCGGGTCTTCGAGACCCTCGCCGCGCCCTTCCTGATCGTGATGGGCCTGGCCCTGCTGGCCTGGGCGTACGTGAAGGCCGACGGCTTCGGCGAGATGCTCTCCCAGCCCAGCGCCTTCGCCGAGGGCGGGCCGAAGGAGGGGCAGTTCTGGAAGGTCTTCTTCCCCTCGCTCACCGCGATGGTGGGCTTCTGGGCGACCCTCTCCCTGAACATCCCGGACTTCACCCGCTACGCGAAGAGCCAGAAGGACCAGGTCCTCGGGCAGGCCATCGGGCTGCCCACCACGATGATGCTCTTCACCTTCATCGGCGTGGCCGTCACCAGCGCCACCACCGTCATCTACGGTGAGCCCATCTGGGACCCCACGGTGCTGCTGGGCAAGATGGGCGGCGGCGTGGCGGTGGTGGTGAGCCTCTTCGCCCTCTCGGTGGCGACCCTCTCGACGAACATCGCGGCCAACGTGGTCAGCCCGGCCAACGCGATGATCAACGTGAACCCGAGGAAGATCACCTTCCAGATCGGCGGCTACGTCACGGCCGGCCTGGGCATCGCGATGATGCCCTGGAAGCTGCTGGCCGACTCCTCGGGCTACATCTTCACCTGGCTGATCGGCTACTCGGCCCTCCTGGGCCCCATCGGCGGGATCCTCATCGCCGACTACTTCCTCTGGCGGAAGACCGAGCTCGATCTCGAGGGGCTCTACCGCTACGACGGCCCCTACCGCTACCGGGGGGGCTTCAACCCCGCCGCGCTCCTGGCCCTCACCCTGGCCGTGCTGCCCAACCTCCCGGGCTTCCTGGCCCAGATCAAGGTCGTCACGAGCTTCCCGGGGCTCTCCTTCTTCAGCCAGCTCTACACCTACGCCTGGTTCGTCGGCTTCCTCCTGGCCGGCGGCCTCTACCTGCTCTTCATGAAGGTCATTCCTTCCGACGAAAGCCCGAGGACCTCCCCATGA
- the hydA gene encoding dihydropyrimidinase translates to MSILIRGGTVVTADGEFAADVLVEGEKIAAVGPGLEAPAGARVIDAGGAYVMPGGIDPHTHLELPFMGTVASETFLTGTRNALAGGTTLVIDFAIPNPQQSFLEAFETWQGWAKKSACDYSFHVAITWWSDEVAKEMRTLCRERGVNSFKLFMAYKGALMADDGVLIQAFETAKEEGALVSVHAENGELVAALQSKIYEMGITGPEGHPLSRPSWVEGEAANRAIRIAQAVGVPLYIVHNSCHESVEAITRARLEGQRVFGETLSQYLVVDDSCYREQDWDTAAHYVMSPPFRPKAHQEALWRGLQSGVLQTTATDHCCFTTEQKRMGREDFRKIPNGTGGLGERMALLWTHGVRTGRLTPSEFVAATSTNAAKIFNVFPRKGALVAGADADLVVWDPEKTRVLSRDTMLQNNDFCVYEGMETTGNPAITISRGEVVFENDQLSAEEGRGRQIDRPCRSPYWESQVKRNEQSVPTAVVR, encoded by the coding sequence ATGTCCATCCTGATTCGTGGCGGTACCGTGGTGACGGCGGACGGCGAGTTCGCCGCCGACGTTCTGGTCGAGGGTGAGAAGATCGCGGCCGTGGGGCCGGGCCTCGAGGCGCCGGCCGGCGCCCGGGTGATCGACGCCGGCGGGGCCTACGTGATGCCCGGCGGCATCGACCCCCACACCCACCTCGAGCTGCCCTTCATGGGCACCGTGGCCTCGGAGACCTTCCTCACCGGGACCCGCAACGCGCTGGCCGGGGGCACGACCCTCGTCATCGACTTCGCCATCCCCAACCCCCAGCAGAGCTTCCTCGAGGCCTTCGAGACCTGGCAGGGCTGGGCGAAGAAGAGCGCCTGCGACTACTCCTTCCACGTCGCCATCACCTGGTGGAGCGACGAGGTGGCGAAGGAGATGCGGACCCTCTGCCGCGAGCGTGGGGTGAACTCCTTCAAGCTCTTCATGGCCTACAAGGGCGCGCTGATGGCCGACGACGGCGTGCTGATCCAGGCCTTCGAGACGGCGAAGGAGGAGGGCGCGCTGGTCTCGGTCCACGCCGAGAACGGCGAGCTGGTCGCTGCCCTCCAGTCGAAGATCTACGAGATGGGCATCACCGGCCCCGAGGGGCACCCCCTCTCGCGGCCCTCCTGGGTCGAGGGCGAGGCCGCCAACCGGGCCATCCGCATCGCCCAGGCCGTGGGCGTGCCGCTCTACATCGTCCACAACTCCTGCCACGAGTCGGTCGAGGCCATCACCCGGGCGCGGCTCGAGGGGCAGCGGGTCTTCGGCGAGACCCTCTCCCAGTACCTGGTCGTCGACGACTCCTGCTACCGGGAGCAGGACTGGGACACCGCGGCGCACTACGTGATGAGCCCGCCCTTCCGGCCCAAGGCGCACCAGGAGGCGCTCTGGCGCGGCCTCCAGTCGGGCGTGCTGCAGACCACCGCCACCGACCACTGCTGCTTCACCACCGAGCAGAAGCGGATGGGGCGAGAGGACTTCCGCAAGATCCCCAACGGCACCGGCGGCCTCGGCGAGCGGATGGCGCTGCTCTGGACCCACGGCGTCCGCACCGGGCGGCTCACGCCCTCGGAGTTCGTGGCGGCGACCTCGACCAACGCGGCGAAGATCTTCAACGTCTTCCCCCGCAAGGGCGCGCTGGTGGCCGGCGCCGACGCCGACCTCGTCGTCTGGGACCCCGAGAAGACCCGCGTCCTCTCCAGGGACACCATGCTCCAGAACAACGACTTCTGCGTCTACGAGGGGATGGAGACCACCGGCAACCCGGCCATCACGATCTCCCGCGGCGAGGTGGTCTTCGAGAACGACCAGCTCTCGGCCGAGGAGGGCCGGGGACGGCAGATCGACCGCCCCTGCCGCTCGCCCTACTGGGAGAGCCAGGTGAAGCGCAACGAGCAGTCCGTGCCGACGGCGGTGGTTCGCTAG